The Doryrhamphus excisus isolate RoL2022-K1 chromosome 1, RoL_Dexc_1.0, whole genome shotgun sequence genome includes a window with the following:
- the LOC131122743 gene encoding endonuclease V-like isoform X1 encodes MLSTCVCELMSPTDELVKQWESEQDRLREQVVEEDTQPWQKNPDFSGLERVGGVDLSFIKGDNVNACAQLVVLSYPDLQVLYEDNQMVTLTAPYIAGFLAFRETAFLLDALQRLGTEKPALLPQVVFVDGNGLFHYREFGLACHVGVLSGLPCVGVAKNLLQVQGVYKSEEHQSQIATLQKGGDSFPLIATSGKVLGKALRSSDKSTKPVYVSVGHMISLETAVRLTHSCCCFRVPEPIRQADCRSREYLRAHFPAAQTGSTGSGTE; translated from the exons ATGTTGTCTACTTGTGTTTGTGAACTAATGTCTCCTACGGACGAGTTGGTCAAGCAGTGGGAAAG CGAGCAGGACCGTCTCAGAGAGCAAGTGGTGGAGGAGGACACACAACCCTGGCAGAAGAACCCCGACTTCTCAGGCCTGGAGCGGGTCGGCGGAGTTGACCTGTCCTTCATCAAAGGTGACAATGTCAACGCCTGTGCCCAGCTGGTGGTACTCAGCTACCCGGACCTCCAG GTGCTGTATGAGGACAATCAGATGGTGACCTTGACAGCGCCATACATAGCAGGCTTCCTAGCCTTCAGAGAAACAGCCTTCCTCTTGGACGCTCTGCAGCGGCTTGGAACGGAGAAGCCTGCTCTTCTGCCTCAG GTGGTGTTTGTGGATGGCAATGGTCTCTTTCACTACAGAG AATTTGGCCTGGCATGTCATGTGGGCGTGCTGTCAGGGCTGCCATGTGTGGGCGTCGCCAAGAACCTTCTCCAGGTCCAGGGCGTGTATAAAAGTGAAGAACACCAGTCTCAG ATAGCAACCCTGCAGAAAGGAGGAGACAGCTTTCCACTCATAGCCACCTCCGGCAAAGTGCTTGGGAAG gCACTGCGGAGTTCGGACAAGAGCACCAAGCCGGTGTATGTGTCAGTTGGTCACATGATCAGCCTGGAGACAGCTGTGCGCCTCACACACTCCTGCTGTTGCTTTCGAGTCCCAGAGCCAATCAGACAG GCCGACTGTCGCTCCAGAGAATACCTCCGCGCTCACTTCCCTGCTgcacagacaggaagtacaGGATCAG gaactGAATGA
- the LOC131122743 gene encoding endonuclease V-like isoform X2, with product MLSTCVCELMSPTDELVKQWESEQDRLREQVVEEDTQPWQKNPDFSGLERVGGVDLSFIKGDNVNACAQLVVLSYPDLQVLYEDNQMVTLTAPYIAGFLAFRETAFLLDALQRLGTEKPALLPQVVFVDGNGLFHYRDSNPAERRRQLSTHSHLRQSAWEGTAEFGQEHQAGVCVSWSHDQPGDSCAPHTLLLLLSSPRANQTGRLSLQRIPPRSLPCCTDRKYRIRN from the exons ATGTTGTCTACTTGTGTTTGTGAACTAATGTCTCCTACGGACGAGTTGGTCAAGCAGTGGGAAAG CGAGCAGGACCGTCTCAGAGAGCAAGTGGTGGAGGAGGACACACAACCCTGGCAGAAGAACCCCGACTTCTCAGGCCTGGAGCGGGTCGGCGGAGTTGACCTGTCCTTCATCAAAGGTGACAATGTCAACGCCTGTGCCCAGCTGGTGGTACTCAGCTACCCGGACCTCCAG GTGCTGTATGAGGACAATCAGATGGTGACCTTGACAGCGCCATACATAGCAGGCTTCCTAGCCTTCAGAGAAACAGCCTTCCTCTTGGACGCTCTGCAGCGGCTTGGAACGGAGAAGCCTGCTCTTCTGCCTCAG GTGGTGTTTGTGGATGGCAATGGTCTCTTTCACTACAGAG ATAGCAACCCTGCAGAAAGGAGGAGACAGCTTTCCACTCATAGCCACCTCCGGCAAAGTGCTTGGGAAG gCACTGCGGAGTTCGGACAAGAGCACCAAGCCGGTGTATGTGTCAGTTGGTCACATGATCAGCCTGGAGACAGCTGTGCGCCTCACACACTCCTGCTGTTGCTTTCGAGTCCCAGAGCCAATCAGACAG GCCGACTGTCGCTCCAGAGAATACCTCCGCGCTCACTTCCCTGCTgcacagacaggaagtacaGGATCAG gaactGA